From Oncorhynchus mykiss isolate Arlee chromosome 25, USDA_OmykA_1.1, whole genome shotgun sequence, a single genomic window includes:
- the LOC110504324 gene encoding oligodendrocyte transcription factor 3-like has translation MDSDAGSNSSRSSSPDLVVDDSMGSFFSNKMFQAYCQEEGAARAAGQGRVDRCAGGGKSKTRADLKEGDDVQDLRLKVNGRERKRMHDLNQALDGLREVMPYAQGPSVRKLSKISTLLLARNYILMLSSSLEEMKKLVGDVYGGSGAQSRTSHPRITLPAPTAHLPLHPLAQNLHSLVGSTASALHHPSPPPAPAPHSPPSASYMGFHHAPVQSLLKDPLHLASSYRHFPGMPCPCSLCQPLPTTASTLHSFSMGK, from the coding sequence ATGGATTCTGACGCTGGCTCCAACTCCAGCCGCTCCTCATCTCCAGACCTGGTGGTGGATGACTCCATGGGTAGCTTCTTCTCCAACAAGATGTTTCAGGCCTACTGCCAGGAGGAGGGGGCAGCCAGGGCTGCCGGCCAGGGCAGGGTTGACCGCTGTGCTGGGGGAGGCAAGAGCAAGACCCGGGCTGACCTCAAAGAGGGTGACGATGTGCAAGACCTTAGGCTGAAGGTGaatggcagagagaggaagaggatgcatGACCTGAACCAGGCATTAGATGGCCTGAGAGAGGTCATGCCCTACGCTCAGGGGCCCTCTGTTCGCAAGCTCTCAAAGATCTCCACCCTGCTGCTGGCCCGTAACTATATCCTCATGTTGTCCAGCTCTCTGGAGGAGATGAAAAAGCTGGTTGGGGATGTGTACGGAGGCAGTGGTGCCCAGAGTCGCACCAGCCACCCCCGGATCACCCTTCCGGCCCCCACAGCCCATCTCCCACTGCACCCCTTGGCCCAGAACCTGCACTCCCTAGTTGGCAGCACGGCCTCAGCTCTCCACCACCCCTCGCCTCCCCCTGCTCCAGCCCCACACTCACCTCCCTCTGCAAGCTACATGGGCTTCCACCATGCACCGGTACAGAGCCTGCTGAAGGACCCTCTCCACCTAGCCAGCTCCTACAGGCACTTCCCTGGAATGCCCTGTCCCTGCTCGCTCTGCCAGCCTCTACCAACCACCGCATCCACCCTGCACAGCTTTTCCATGGGCAAGTGA